One Fusobacterium nucleatum genomic window carries:
- a CDS encoding AAA family ATPase, protein MSDIKKAKELLKRYSSARIPFIVINTMERDRTLEVLKEVAEELTISFFVHTMSKGIYDISSGKVLSEDKSIYSAIDYMSDQMKRRQNLTLVLTGIPDISSENADAKQLFDLVTHANETGGSIIVFTNGGVWNQLQRLGMTLKIDNPNEEEMYDIIKKYIDDYRNEITIEWEEADIREAAAILNGVTRIEAENVIATLIAKREITKEDMDEVRFAKDRLFSNISGLEKIDVDESIISVGGLAGLRKWLDEKKELLKVEKKDLLKAKGLRSPRGILLVGVPGCGKSLSAKAISASWKLPLYRLDFATVQGSYVGQSEQQLKDALTTAENVSPCILWIDEIEKGLSGAGSSNDGGVSTRMVGQFLFWLQESRKQVFVVATANDVSMLPSELLRRGRFDELFFIDLPTSEERFDIIKMYMRKYLSLDFVGELANKIVDMTEGFTGADLESTVRDLAYRVIANEDFVLDEENVVQAFSNVVPLSQTSPEKIAAIRDWGKERAVPASGKPIGAEEIKTNTESRTRKLLV, encoded by the coding sequence ATGAGTGATATTAAAAAGGCAAAAGAATTATTAAAGAGATATTCAAGTGCTAGAATACCTTTTATTGTTATTAATACAATGGAAAGAGATAGAACACTTGAAGTTTTAAAAGAAGTTGCAGAGGAATTGACTATATCGTTTTTTGTACATACTATGTCAAAAGGAATATATGATATTTCAAGTGGAAAGGTTTTAAGTGAAGATAAATCTATATATAGTGCAATAGACTATATGAGTGATCAAATGAAAAGACGACAAAATTTGACATTGGTATTGACAGGAATACCAGATATCAGTTCTGAAAATGCAGATGCAAAACAATTGTTTGACTTAGTTACTCATGCCAATGAAACAGGTGGAAGTATAATAGTTTTTACTAATGGTGGAGTATGGAATCAATTACAAAGATTGGGAATGACTTTAAAAATAGATAATCCTAATGAAGAAGAAATGTATGATATTATTAAAAAATATATAGATGATTATAGAAATGAAATCACTATTGAATGGGAAGAGGCAGATATTAGAGAGGCAGCTGCTATACTAAATGGAGTTACTAGAATAGAAGCAGAAAATGTTATAGCAACTTTAATTGCAAAAAGAGAAATTACAAAAGAAGATATGGATGAAGTAAGGTTTGCTAAAGATAGGTTATTTTCTAATATATCTGGTTTAGAAAAGATAGATGTTGATGAAAGTATAATAAGTGTTGGAGGGTTAGCAGGACTTAGAAAGTGGCTTGATGAAAAGAAAGAACTTTTAAAAGTTGAGAAAAAAGATTTATTAAAAGCAAAAGGACTTCGTTCACCAAGAGGTATATTACTTGTTGGAGTTCCAGGCTGTGGAAAATCTTTATCAGCCAAAGCAATATCTGCAAGTTGGAAGTTACCATTATATAGACTGGATTTTGCAACTGTTCAAGGTAGTTATGTTGGACAATCTGAACAACAATTAAAAGATGCTTTAACAACAGCAGAAAATGTTTCTCCTTGTATACTTTGGATAGATGAAATTGAAAAAGGGCTATCAGGAGCAGGAAGCTCAAATGATGGTGGAGTATCTACAAGAATGGTAGGACAATTTTTGTTTTGGTTACAAGAATCAAGAAAACAAGTTTTTGTTGTAGCTACTGCTAATGATGTTTCTATGTTACCATCAGAACTTTTAAGAAGAGGAAGATTTGATGAGTTATTCTTTATAGATTTACCTACATCAGAAGAAAGATTTGATATTATTAAAATGTATATGAGAAAATATTTAAGTTTAGATTTTGTAGGAGAATTAGCAAACAAAATAGTTGATATGACAGAAGGTTTTACAGGAGCAGACTTAGAATCAACAGTCAGAGATTTAGCATATAGAGTTATTGCTAATGAAGATTTTGTCTTAGATGAAGAAAATGTAGTACAAGCTTTTTCAAATGTTGTACCTTTATCACAAACAAGCCCTGAAAAAATAGCAGCTATAAGAGATTGGGGAAAAGAAAGAGCAGTTCCTGCTTCAGGAAAACCTATTGGAGCAGAAGAAATTAAAACTAATACAGAATCAAGAACAAGAAAACTACTTGTTTAG
- a CDS encoding tetratricopeptide repeat protein: MKEEILQKIESLYDLDKHQEIIDMIEALPAEQLSAELISELGRAYNNLQQYEKGLELLKSIEFEESNNPRWNWRIAYSYYFLDDFLNAEKHLLKSIELNPEEEFTYTLLIETYISLAKVEDEKGNYEKAMEYALEAKKYVRDEEGEANADSFLSWLYDRYGHYSEAEELLKNLINKSKNDEWIYSELGFCLAEQGRQEEALESYLKAIELGRDDAWIFTRIGMCYKNMDKKEEALENYLKALELKEDDIFIMSDIAWLYDSIGEFEKGLKYLERLAELGEDDAWTNTEYGYCLAKLKRFEEAIVKINRALEIEDDDKDTAYIYSQLGWCKRHLGNYDEAIEAFTQAKKWGRNDAWLLIEIGHCYKGKDDREKALEFYLKAEKLDKNDIYLLSDIAWHYDALNKYEEALKYIKRAVRLGRNDAWINEEYGACLAGLDKYEEAIKKYEYALNLDDENKDEAYINSQLGWCHRQLGKYEKALEYHKKAKELGRNDVWINVEIGMCYAKLEEYEKAIENYLVAYEIDREDILTLTELGWVYDAMEKYEDAIEFLLKAEKLGRDDEWLNTEIGVNLGRSGKAEEGIKRLQKSLTMVEDEDTEQKIFINSEIGWLYGRLEEPNPEEALKYLKVAKELGRDDEWLNSELGFELGYNPDTRKEALEHFERAIELGRNDAWIYEMRGTLLLDLGRYEEALESFRKAYSLNDDGWYLYSIGRCLRRLERYEEAIENLLKSRQISLDEEDVVDGEDLELAFCYVGIGDKEKAEEYLKSARESIEKQGTLNDYIQEEIDEIEKGILSLTRLS; the protein is encoded by the coding sequence TTGAAAGAAGAAATACTGCAAAAAATAGAAAGTTTGTATGATTTAGATAAACATCAAGAAATAATTGATATGATAGAAGCCTTACCAGCAGAACAATTAAGTGCAGAATTAATAAGTGAGTTAGGAAGGGCATACAATAATCTTCAACAATATGAAAAAGGATTGGAATTATTAAAAAGTATAGAGTTTGAAGAATCTAATAATCCTCGTTGGAATTGGAGAATAGCATATTCTTACTATTTTTTAGATGATTTTTTAAATGCAGAAAAGCATTTATTAAAATCAATTGAATTAAACCCAGAAGAAGAATTTACTTATACTTTATTGATAGAGACATATATATCTTTAGCAAAAGTTGAAGATGAAAAAGGAAATTATGAAAAAGCAATGGAATATGCACTTGAAGCTAAAAAATATGTTAGAGATGAAGAAGGAGAAGCAAATGCAGATTCATTTTTATCTTGGTTATATGATAGATATGGACATTATTCAGAAGCAGAAGAACTTTTAAAAAATCTAATAAATAAAAGTAAGAATGATGAATGGATATATTCTGAATTAGGTTTTTGTTTAGCAGAACAAGGAAGACAAGAAGAAGCTTTAGAAAGTTATTTGAAGGCAATAGAATTAGGTAGAGATGATGCTTGGATTTTTACAAGAATAGGTATGTGTTATAAAAATATGGATAAAAAAGAAGAAGCTTTAGAAAATTATTTAAAAGCTCTTGAATTGAAAGAAGATGATATTTTTATAATGTCAGACATAGCTTGGCTGTATGATTCTATAGGAGAATTTGAAAAAGGGTTAAAATACTTAGAAAGACTTGCAGAACTTGGAGAAGATGATGCTTGGACAAATACAGAATATGGATATTGTCTAGCAAAACTTAAAAGATTTGAAGAAGCAATTGTAAAAATCAATCGTGCCTTAGAAATTGAAGATGATGATAAAGACACTGCATATATTTATAGCCAACTTGGTTGGTGTAAAAGACATTTAGGAAACTATGATGAAGCTATTGAAGCATTTACACAAGCTAAAAAATGGGGTAGAAATGATGCTTGGTTGCTTATTGAGATAGGACATTGTTATAAGGGAAAAGATGACAGAGAAAAGGCATTAGAATTCTATTTAAAAGCAGAAAAGCTTGATAAAAATGATATCTATCTTTTATCAGATATAGCTTGGCATTATGATGCCTTAAATAAATATGAGGAAGCTTTGAAATATATTAAAAGAGCAGTAAGACTTGGTAGAAATGATGCTTGGATTAATGAAGAATATGGAGCATGTTTAGCAGGCTTAGATAAATATGAAGAAGCTATAAAAAAATATGAATATGCTTTAAATTTAGATGATGAAAATAAAGATGAAGCATATATTAATAGCCAACTTGGTTGGTGCCATCGTCAATTAGGTAAATATGAAAAAGCACTTGAATATCATAAAAAGGCTAAAGAACTAGGAAGAAATGATGTTTGGATAAATGTTGAGATAGGAATGTGTTATGCCAAATTAGAAGAATATGAAAAAGCTATTGAAAATTACCTAGTTGCTTATGAAATAGATAGAGAAGATATATTAACATTGACAGAACTTGGTTGGGTTTATGATGCAATGGAAAAATATGAAGATGCTATTGAATTTCTATTAAAAGCAGAAAAACTTGGTAGAGATGATGAATGGCTTAATACAGAAATAGGAGTAAATTTAGGTAGAAGTGGAAAAGCAGAAGAAGGAATTAAAAGATTACAAAAATCTCTAACTATGGTTGAAGATGAAGATACTGAACAAAAAATCTTTATAAACTCTGAAATAGGTTGGCTTTATGGAAGACTTGAAGAACCTAATCCAGAAGAAGCATTGAAATATTTAAAGGTTGCAAAAGAATTAGGTAGAGATGATGAGTGGTTAAATTCAGAGCTAGGTTTTGAGTTAGGGTATAATCCAGATACAAGAAAAGAAGCCTTAGAGCATTTTGAAAGAGCAATTGAGTTAGGTAGAAATGATGCTTGGATTTATGAAATGAGAGGAACTCTTTTACTAGACTTAGGAAGATATGAAGAAGCTTTAGAATCATTTAGAAAAGCTTATTCTTTAAATGATGATGGTTGGTATCTATATTCTATTGGAAGATGTTTAAGAAGATTAGAAAGATATGAAGAAGCTATTGAAAATCTTTTAAAATCTAGACAAATATCATTAGATGAAGAAGATGTAGTAGATGGTGAGGACTTAGAATTAGCATTCTGTTATGTTGGTATAGGAGATAAAGAAAAAGCTGAAGAGTATTTAAAATCTGCTAGAGAATCAATAGAAAAACAAGGAACTTTAAATGATTACATACAAGAAGAAATAGATGAAATAGAAAAAGGAATTCTTTCTTTAACTAGACTTTCATAA
- a CDS encoding tryptophanase: MKNIKWIFNEPLPMEMHKARIVQKINLLEPKKRLEAIKEAGFNTFLLKNHDVFLDMLTDSGVNAMSDKQQAAMLQADDSYAGSETFFRLEAAIQKMFGMKFFLPAHQGRACEHIISKALVNKGQAVLMNYHFTTSKAHVVLEGGFVEELITNEGLNLNSTSKFKGNIDIDKLKDRIEKLGNKNIAFVRMEAGTNLIGGQPFSLENFEEVSKICKANNISLVLDASLLSDNLHFIKTREEKCKNMSINDITLKLGKLSDIVYFSARKLGSGRGGAICTSNEVLFKKMQGFIPLFEGFLTYGGMSVREMEAIAVGLEETLDEDTMSQGPIFIEFMVKELVKRDIPVVTPAGGLGCHINAMKFLEHLPQTEYPAGALAAALFIVSGARGMERGTISEQRDENGVEPLANMELLRLALPRRVFTVSHIMFVVDRLEWLFKNRKLVGGLEWSEEPNILRFFFGKLRAKGDWPEKLLEKFEQDFGDSL, from the coding sequence ATGAAAAATATAAAATGGATATTCAATGAACCTTTACCAATGGAAATGCACAAAGCTAGAATAGTACAAAAAATTAATTTATTAGAACCTAAAAAAAGATTAGAAGCAATTAAAGAAGCAGGATTCAATACTTTCTTATTAAAAAATCATGATGTATTCTTAGATATGTTAACAGATAGTGGTGTAAATGCTATGTCTGATAAGCAACAAGCTGCTATGTTACAAGCTGATGATAGTTATGCTGGTTCTGAAACATTTTTTAGATTAGAAGCTGCTATTCAAAAAATGTTTGGTATGAAATTCTTTCTTCCAGCCCATCAAGGTAGAGCTTGTGAACATATTATTTCTAAGGCACTTGTTAATAAAGGACAAGCTGTTCTTATGAACTACCATTTTACTACATCTAAAGCTCATGTTGTACTAGAAGGTGGTTTTGTTGAAGAACTTATTACAAATGAAGGATTAAATCTTAACTCAACTTCTAAATTTAAAGGAAATATTGATATAGATAAATTAAAAGATAGAATAGAAAAATTAGGAAATAAAAATATTGCCTTTGTTAGAATGGAAGCAGGAACTAATTTAATTGGAGGGCAACCTTTCTCTTTAGAAAATTTTGAAGAAGTTAGTAAAATATGTAAAGCTAATAACATTTCATTGGTATTAGATGCAAGTTTACTTTCAGATAATTTACATTTTATTAAAACAAGAGAAGAAAAATGTAAAAATATGAGTATTAATGATATTACTCTAAAATTAGGAAAACTATCTGATATTGTTTACTTTTCAGCAAGAAAGCTAGGCTCTGGAAGAGGTGGAGCTATATGTACTTCAAATGAAGTTTTATTTAAAAAAATGCAAGGCTTTATTCCTCTTTTTGAAGGATTCTTAACTTATGGTGGAATGTCTGTTCGTGAAATGGAAGCAATAGCAGTTGGACTTGAAGAAACATTAGATGAAGATACAATGTCTCAAGGACCTATTTTCATAGAATTTATGGTTAAAGAATTAGTAAAAAGAGATATTCCAGTTGTAACTCCAGCAGGAGGATTAGGTTGTCATATCAATGCTATGAAATTTTTAGAACATCTTCCTCAAACTGAATACCCAGCAGGAGCACTAGCAGCTGCATTATTTATTGTCAGTGGAGCTCGTGGAATGGAAAGAGGAACAATATCTGAGCAAAGAGATGAAAATGGAGTTGAACCATTGGCTAATATGGAATTATTGAGATTAGCTTTACCAAGAAGGGTATTTACTGTTTCTCATATAATGTTTGTTGTGGATAGATTGGAATGGTTATTCAAAAATAGAAAGCTTGTAGGTGGACTTGAATGGAGTGAGGAACCAAATATTTTAAGATTCTTCTTTGGTAAACTAAGAGCAAAAGGAGATTGGCCAGAAAAATTATTAGAAAAATTTGAACAAGATTTTGGAGATAGCCTATAA
- a CDS encoding aminotransferase class I/II-fold pyridoxal phosphate-dependent enzyme encodes MSKLDQNKTPLFTVLKDEYVRRDILPFHVPGHKRGKGVDEEFYNFMGEAPFSIDVTIFKMVDGLHHPKSCIKEAQELVADAYGVKHSFFAVNGTSGAIQAMIMSVVKAGEKILVPRNVHKSVSAGIILSGSEPVYMNPEIDENLGIALGVKPQTVENMLKQDPDIAAVLIINPTYYGVATDIKKIADIVHSYDIPLIVDEAHGPHLHFHDELPISAVDAGADICTQSTHKILGAMTQMSLIHVNSDRVNVEKVKQILSLLHTTSPSYPLMASLDCARRQIATQGQELLTRTIELAKYFRREANRIPGIYCFGEELVGKEGFFAFDPTKITISAKELGLKGGELESLLVDNYNIQMELSDYYNTLGLITIGDTEESVNKLLDALRDISKRFFGKGKTLEKNIIKLPETPELVLMPREAFYSEKNKVSFKESVGKISGEMIMAYPPGIPIIIAGERISQDIIDYIEELKEADLHIQGMEDPELETINVIEEEDAVYLYTEKMKNVLIGVQTNLGVNKTGTEFGPDDLIQAYPDTFDEMELIPVERQKEDFNDKKLKFKNTVLDTCEKIAKRVNEAVIDGYRPILIGGDHSISLGSVSGVSLEKEIGVLWISAHGDMNTPESTLTGNIHGMPLALLQGLGDRELVNCFYEGAKLDSRNIVIFGAREIEVEERKIIEKTGVKIVYYDDILRKGIDNVLEEVKDYLKVDNLHISIDMNVFDPEIAPGVSVPVRNGMTYDEMFKSLKFAFKNYSVTSADITEFNPLNDINGKTAELVDDIVQYMMNPDY; translated from the coding sequence ATGTCTAAATTAGACCAAAATAAGACACCATTATTTACAGTATTAAAAGATGAATATGTGAGAAGAGATATACTTCCATTTCATGTTCCTGGACATAAAAGAGGAAAAGGGGTTGATGAAGAATTTTATAACTTCATGGGAGAGGCTCCTTTTTCAATAGATGTTACAATTTTTAAAATGGTTGATGGTTTACATCATCCAAAAAGTTGTATAAAAGAAGCTCAAGAATTAGTTGCAGACGCTTATGGTGTAAAACATAGTTTTTTTGCAGTAAATGGAACTTCTGGTGCTATACAAGCAATGATAATGTCGGTTGTAAAAGCAGGAGAAAAAATATTAGTACCAAGAAATGTACATAAATCAGTTTCAGCAGGAATTATTTTAAGTGGTTCTGAACCTGTGTATATGAATCCTGAAATTGATGAAAATTTAGGAATTGCTTTAGGAGTTAAACCACAAACTGTTGAAAATATGTTAAAACAAGATCCTGATATAGCAGCTGTCCTTATTATAAATCCAACTTATTATGGAGTAGCAACAGATATTAAAAAGATTGCTGATATAGTTCATAGCTATGACATACCTCTTATTGTAGATGAGGCTCATGGACCACATTTACACTTCCATGATGAGTTACCAATTTCAGCTGTTGATGCTGGTGCAGATATTTGTACTCAAAGTACACATAAAATTTTAGGTGCTATGACTCAAATGTCTCTTATACATGTAAATTCTGATAGAGTTAATGTTGAAAAAGTAAAACAAATTTTAAGTTTACTTCACACAACTTCTCCATCATATCCATTGATGGCATCTCTTGATTGTGCAAGAAGACAGATAGCAACTCAAGGACAAGAATTACTTACAAGAACTATAGAACTTGCTAAATATTTTAGAAGAGAAGCCAATAGAATACCTGGAATTTATTGTTTTGGAGAAGAACTTGTTGGAAAAGAAGGTTTCTTTGCTTTTGACCCAACAAAAATTACAATATCTGCAAAAGAATTGGGACTTAAAGGTGGTGAACTTGAAAGCTTACTTGTAGATAACTATAATATTCAAATGGAATTATCAGACTATTATAATACTTTGGGGCTTATAACAATAGGTGATACAGAAGAAAGTGTAAATAAATTACTTGATGCTTTAAGAGATATAAGTAAAAGATTTTTTGGAAAAGGAAAAACATTGGAAAAAAATATTATAAAACTTCCTGAAACTCCTGAATTAGTATTGATGCCAAGAGAAGCTTTTTACAGTGAAAAGAATAAAGTTTCATTTAAAGAAAGTGTTGGAAAAATATCTGGTGAAATGATAATGGCATATCCACCAGGTATCCCTATAATCATTGCAGGAGAGAGAATAAGTCAAGATATAATTGATTATATTGAAGAATTAAAAGAAGCTGATTTACATATTCAAGGTATGGAAGACCCAGAACTTGAAACTATAAATGTAATTGAAGAAGAAGATGCAGTTTATTTATATACTGAAAAGATGAAAAATGTACTTATTGGAGTACAAACAAATCTTGGAGTTAATAAGACAGGAACTGAATTTGGACCAGATGATTTAATTCAAGCATATCCAGATACTTTTGATGAAATGGAATTAATTCCTGTTGAAAGACAAAAAGAAGATTTCAATGATAAAAAATTAAAATTCAAAAATACAGTTTTAGATACTTGTGAAAAGATAGCTAAGAGAGTTAATGAAGCTGTAATTGATGGATATAGACCAATACTTATTGGAGGAGACCACTCAATTTCGTTGGGAAGTGTGTCAGGTGTTTCATTAGAAAAAGAAATTGGAGTTCTTTGGATAAGTGCTCATGGAGATATGAATACTCCTGAAAGTACACTTACAGGAAATATCCATGGAATGCCCCTAGCTTTACTTCAAGGTTTAGGAGATAGAGAACTTGTAAACTGTTTCTATGAAGGTGCTAAACTTGATAGTAGAAACATAGTTATTTTTGGTGCAAGAGAAATTGAAGTTGAAGAAAGAAAAATTATTGAAAAAACTGGTGTAAAAATTGTTTATTATGATGATATTTTAAGAAAAGGTATAGATAATGTTTTAGAAGAAGTAAAAGACTATCTAAAAGTTGATAACTTACATATCAGTATAGATATGAATGTATTTGATCCAGAAATAGCTCCTGGTGTATCTGTACCTGTTAGAAATGGAATGACTTATGATGAAATGTTTAAGTCATTGAAGTTTGCATTTAAAAATTACTCAGTTACATCAGCTGATATTACAGAATTTAACCCACTGAATGATATTAATGGAAAAACTGCTGAACTTGTTGACGATATAGTTCAATATATGATGAACCCAGATTATTAA
- a CDS encoding sugar phosphate isomerase/epimerase, which translates to MYKLLNMADFYSNEELEKDMQYFSEKYGFDAFELIKFFDGDNSPLKKYIKGYHMRFFPSWMELYLEDFRSLYEELKDEKYFKSLCGGHSKKELIEYYKRELKIAKELEVEYVVFHACNVKVTEAMTYDFKYSDKEVLNAVISIINEIFEDGEYNFKLLFENLWWSGLRLTNKEEVEYLLNGVKYKNVGFILDTGHMINNNRDIKNSKEGIEYIKKNIENIGKYKKLVYGMHLNYSLSGEYVNRAIKENKEKNLSIEDIMNNVYQHVGSIDYHDPFEDKEILDVINSLPIEYLVFELIGDTREELEDKIQRQWKIFN; encoded by the coding sequence ATGTATAAGTTATTAAATATGGCAGATTTTTATTCAAATGAAGAACTTGAAAAGGATATGCAATATTTTTCTGAAAAATATGGTTTTGATGCTTTTGAATTAATAAAATTTTTTGATGGGGACAATAGTCCTTTAAAAAAATATATAAAAGGTTATCATATGAGGTTTTTTCCTTCTTGGATGGAATTGTATTTAGAAGATTTCCGTTCTTTATATGAAGAACTAAAAGATGAAAAATATTTTAAATCTCTTTGTGGTGGACATAGCAAAAAAGAATTAATTGAATACTATAAAAGAGAGTTAAAAATTGCAAAAGAGTTAGAAGTTGAATATGTGGTTTTTCATGCTTGTAATGTAAAAGTTACAGAGGCAATGACTTATGATTTTAAATACTCTGATAAGGAAGTTTTAAATGCAGTAATTTCAATAATCAATGAAATTTTTGAAGATGGAGAATATAATTTTAAACTTCTATTTGAAAATCTGTGGTGGTCTGGACTTAGGCTTACAAATAAAGAAGAGGTTGAGTACCTTTTAAATGGAGTAAAATATAAAAATGTTGGCTTTATTTTAGATACAGGGCATATGATTAACAATAATAGAGATATTAAAAATTCAAAAGAGGGAATAGAATATATTAAAAAGAATATAGAAAATATAGGAAAATACAAAAAATTAGTATATGGAATGCACCTTAATTATTCATTATCAGGAGAATATGTAAATAGAGCTATAAAAGAAAATAAAGAGAAAAATTTAAGTATAGAAGATATAATGAACAATGTCTATCAACATGTAGGCTCTATTGATTATCATGACCCCTTTGAAGATAAAGAAATTTTAGATGTTATAAATTCACTACCAATAGAATATCTTGTTTTTGAATTAATAGGAGACACAAGGGAAGAGTTGGAAGATAAAATTCAAAGACAGTGGAAGATATTTAATTGA
- a CDS encoding tetratricopeptide repeat protein — MDEKFWEKINTYGENGEFDKVVREIKKLPEDKLDIELINVLGRSYMNLGDYENALDTYLSFIGKAKEDVKDVDIWLYSECGWLCNEVGDYEQGLKYLLEAEKLGRDDEWLNTEIGQCLGRLERPEEGLERLKKSLKLIEVEAPENIQEKIFINSEIGYLYGFLENSEEALKYFYIAKDLGRNDDWIYMHIWFNLEKSKGKEEALKYFENEVKVNDKNATIWASLGQIYMNFFQDYDKAEKAFKKAFGLSGDGLNLYNRGIALRLLGKYEEAVEVLLQSRKISVQEGDVTDGEDLDLARCYVALKDKKNAEKYLDLAREGLENVPEEHADEFEATLEEIEDLIEKL, encoded by the coding sequence ATGGATGAAAAATTTTGGGAAAAAATAAATACTTATGGAGAAAATGGAGAATTTGATAAAGTGGTAAGAGAAATTAAAAAGCTTCCAGAAGATAAACTTGATATAGAACTAATAAATGTACTTGGTAGATCTTATATGAATTTAGGAGATTATGAAAATGCTCTTGATACATATCTATCTTTTATAGGGAAAGCTAAAGAAGATGTTAAAGATGTTGATATATGGCTTTACTCTGAGTGTGGTTGGTTATGTAATGAAGTTGGAGACTATGAACAAGGACTTAAATACTTATTAGAAGCTGAAAAATTAGGTAGAGATGATGAGTGGCTAAACACTGAAATTGGACAATGTTTAGGAAGACTTGAAAGACCAGAAGAAGGGCTTGAAAGATTAAAAAAATCATTGAAATTAATTGAAGTAGAAGCACCAGAAAATATTCAAGAAAAGATTTTTATTAATTCTGAAATAGGATATCTTTATGGATTTTTAGAAAATTCAGAAGAAGCTTTAAAATATTTCTATATAGCAAAAGATTTAGGAAGAAATGATGACTGGATATATATGCATATTTGGTTTAATTTAGAAAAAAGTAAAGGAAAAGAAGAAGCTTTAAAATACTTTGAAAATGAAGTAAAAGTTAATGATAAAAATGCTACTATTTGGGCATCATTAGGACAAATCTATATGAATTTCTTCCAAGATTATGATAAAGCTGAAAAAGCATTTAAAAAGGCTTTTGGACTTAGTGGAGATGGATTGAATCTATATAATAGGGGTATCGCTTTAAGATTACTAGGGAAATATGAAGAAGCTGTGGAAGTTCTTTTACAATCAAGAAAAATCTCTGTTCAAGAAGGAGATGTAACAGATGGGGAGGATTTAGATCTTGCTCGTTGTTATGTAGCATTGAAAGACAAAAAAAATGCTGAAAAGTATTTAGATCTTGCTAGAGAAGGCTTAGAAAATGTTCCAGAAGAACATGCAGACGAATTTGAGGCTACTTTAGAAGAAATAGAAGATTTAATAGAAAAATTATAA
- a CDS encoding ABC transporter ATP-binding protein — translation MKNILEVKNISYSVGENKILKDISFKCQSGEIIGIIGPNGSGKTTLLKTINGINSISSGDILLNSKSTKEYTEKELARDISFMNQNTNIEFDFPCIDIVVLGRYPYLERFQEYSKKDMELAEKYMELTDTLKFKDKSILQLSGGERQRVLFAKILTQESQVILLDEPTASLDMRHEEDLLKEVSKEKDKDKIIILVIHNLSTAIKYCSRLILLSNGNIVKDGTVEEVITEENLNNVFGIKTKVYYNEISKSLDFCII, via the coding sequence ATGAAAAATATTTTAGAAGTAAAAAACATATCTTACTCTGTGGGGGAAAATAAAATATTAAAAGATATAAGTTTTAAATGTCAATCAGGTGAAATTATAGGGATAATAGGACCTAATGGTTCTGGGAAAACCACTCTTTTAAAGACTATAAATGGAATAAATTCTATAAGTAGTGGAGATATTTTATTAAATAGTAAAAGTACAAAAGAATACACTGAAAAAGAATTAGCAAGGGATATTTCTTTTATGAACCAAAACACTAATATTGAGTTTGACTTTCCTTGTATTGATATTGTAGTTTTAGGAAGATATCCATATTTAGAAAGGTTTCAAGAATATTCTAAAAAAGACATGGAACTTGCAGAAAAATATATGGAGCTTACAGATACTTTGAAATTTAAAGATAAATCTATATTGCAGCTGTCAGGTGGAGAAAGACAGAGAGTTTTATTTGCAAAAATTTTAACACAAGAAAGTCAAGTAATACTTTTAGATGAGCCTACTGCCAGTCTTGATATGAGGCATGAAGAAGATTTGTTAAAAGAAGTTTCAAAGGAAAAAGATAAGGATAAAATTATAATATTGGTAATTCATAATTTAAGTACAGCTATTAAGTATTGTTCAAGGTTGATACTTCTATCCAATGGAAATATTGTAAAAGATGGAACTGTTGAAGAAGTTATAACAGAGGAGAATTTAAATAATGTCTTTGGAATAAAAACTAAGGTTTATTACAATGAGATTTCTAAATCTTTAGATTTTTGTATAATATAG
- a CDS encoding high mobility group protein 1: MTQIMNRIKSAFKTITSNDETEKSEDKSMPFSITGTEEKVAKKIEKNEYEGFANGFPEWTLEPPQVAVRRKK; this comes from the coding sequence ATGACACAGATAATGAATAGAATAAAATCAGCATTTAAAACTATAACTTCAAATGATGAAACAGAAAAATCAGAAGATAAATCTATGCCATTTTCAATTACAGGAACTGAAGAAAAAGTAGCTAAAAAAATTGAAAAAAATGAATATGAAGGTTTTGCAAATGGTTTTCCTGAATGGACATTAGAACCACCACAAGTAGCAGTAAGGAGGAAAAAATAA